One region of Armigeres subalbatus isolate Guangzhou_Male chromosome 3, GZ_Asu_2, whole genome shotgun sequence genomic DNA includes:
- the LOC134220324 gene encoding uncharacterized protein LOC134220324, producing MYKSNSFSKLEVFSCSNLPQSEKRNKWLVWHRGFEICLRACQVTDPFEKKNLLLSEGGLELQEIFFNIPGADVGRDDKKGLDPYKVAVKKLNNHFAPRRLEVKERNEFWTMQPESGESLPMFYKRVQNCANKCNFGATAKESEHNAVIDKIMQFVPMSLHNNLLQESKLTLDDMTRRLEVYETSSPPNSSNNHISEPPCVSSEEIVEYNRNSFNESGKPHRNCGQFHGRNKTDCPALNTNCSNCGKLGHFGSLCTIKQGGGSGIIKSFKKKPYDKNGGAGGYQGGKKMKHEWQMYGMDYESPQNY from the coding sequence ATGTATAAAAGCAATAGTTTTTCGAAACTTGAAGTGTTTTCGTGCTCCAACTTACCGCAATCAGAAAAGCGCAATAAGTGGCTGGTATGGCATAGAGGATTCGAGATTTGCCTTCGTGCTTGCCAGGTCACCGATCCCTTCGAAAAGAAGAATTTATTACTCTCGGAAGGCGGATTAGAACTGCAGGAAATATTCTTCAATATTCCGGGAGCAGATGTAGGAAGAGATGACAAGAAAGGTCTCGACCCGTACAAAGTGGCTGTCAAAAAGCTAAACAATCACTTTGCTCCTAGACGCCTAGAAGTTAAGGAGCGCAATGAGTTCTGGACTATGCAGCCGGAATCTGGCGAAAGCCTTCCGATGTTTTATAAAAGAGTTCAAAATTGTGCGAACAAATGCAATTTTGGAGCCACTGCCAAGGAAAGCGAACATAACGCCGTGATCGACAAGATAATGCAGTTTGTGCCTATGTCATTACACAACAATCTTCTACAGGAATCGAAATTGACTCTGGATGACATGACTAGAAGGTTGGAGGTTTATGAGACATCATCTCCACCCAATTCCTCCAACAATCATATAAGCGAACCACCATGTGTATCCAGTGAAGAAATCGTTGAGTATAATCGCAACAGTTTTAACGAGAGCGGTAAACCGCATAGAAATTGTGGGCAATTTCATGGCCGAAACAAAACTGATTGTCCGGCTTTGAATACAAACTGCTCAAACTGTGGAAAACTTGGACACTTTGGTTCTCTTTGTACCATTAAGCAGGGTGGTGGTTCAGGTATAATCAAAAGCTTCAAGAAGAAACCTTATGACAAAAATGGTGGTGCTGGTGGATATCAAGGAGGCAAAAAAATGAAACACGAGTGGCAAATGTATGGAATGGACTACGAATCACCACAAAACTATTAG